A region of the Vibrio chagasii genome:
CGGCTGAGCACCAAACTGCGGTCCAACAGCAATTTTCTAACGCAAAGGCGCACGTTATTGCGAATACCGGCCACTGGCTACACGCAGAAAAGCCAGCTGAAGTGCTGAGAGCAATTCGAAAATTCATCGCTTAAGTGCGCTTTTTCATGCAGATAAATGAGAGCTGAGTAATCACTGCACATTAACTTTATCTCGCAACAGTGATATAGTGCGCCCAAGCAAAATTGGTATATAAGGTTCCCATGCTTTACGACTACATGAACATCATTGAATCTGTTGGTTTAGATCTCCTATTTGCCGCGATTTTCTTTTTGATCGGTATGGCAATTAAGGACGTTCTCAAGCAAGGAAATGTTCCTCCATTTGGTCGTCGCATTGTGTGGTTAGTACTTTTCCTTGGCTGTGCAGGTTTTATCGCCAAAGGGATAATCCAACTAAGCTGGGAAGGAGCTGGGATCTAACGATTCCCCTCCGAACTTTATTACACCGACAACAGACAAAATGAAAGGTAATGATTCTATGGCAAGTGTAGGTCTCTTCTTTGGTAGCGATACAGGTAACACTGAAGCTGTTGCTAAGATGATTCAAAAGCAATTGAGCAAACAGCTCGTTCACGTTCAAGACATTGCAAAAAGCAGCAAAGAAGATATCGATAACTTCGATCTACTGCTGCTTGGTATCCCTACGTGGTACTACGGCGAAGCACAATGTGATTGGGATGATTTCTTCCCAGAGCTAGAAGCTATTGATTTCTCAACTAAGCTTGTTGCTATCTTTGGTTGTGGTGACCAAGAAGATTACGCAGAATACTTCTGTGATGCTATGGGTACTATCCGTGACATCGTTGAAGCGAAAGGCGGTACTATCCTAGGTTACACTTCTACTGAAGGCTACGAGTTCGAAGCATCTAAAGGTCTAGTTGAAGGCGATGACAGCCAATTCGTTGGTCTATGTATCGACGAAGACCGTCAACCAGAGCTAACTGATGAGCGTGTATCTAACTGGGTTAAACAAATCCACGAAGAGATGTGCCTAGCAGAGCTTGAAGACTAATTCTCTGGTAGTTGTCCATTGTTACAATTAGTGACAACTCTCTAGATATGTAAAAACCTCCTAATTGGAGGTTTTTTTCTATTTGTCTATATAGGTTAAATTAGCACTCTGCTTCTAGTGCTTCGTCATCATCTCTGAATTGTGGCTTCTTTCTGACATAAAGTGTACGCTGAATTTCTGAAACCACATTACCCTGTTTATCTTTGACATAAATAATAAACTCAGGAAAACACTTCTCACCAAGTTGAGTCTGACGGTAAATTTCGTCAAGCTGACCTTGGCTTATTTCAAAGTCTGCATACAAATCTGACTGACCAGGTTTGATGAAGTTAATGCTCGCCTCTTTGTCCCACACATAATACCTTTCACCTAAAATTCCCATTAACATCAATGAGTAAACAGGATCCGTGAGGGAAAATATGCTACCGCCATACTGAGTACGATTGGCATTTTTGTTCCACCAACGCAACTTAAGCACTGTTTTTACTACCCTAAAATCCGAACTAATATGGGCTATCTTTATCCCTGCTCCCCAAAATGGAGGCCAAATATTAAGAGCGAATTTTACGATGTTTGGTTTGTATATTTTTGCAAGTTGCTTATTCATAACAACATTCTGTGTCCATATTAGAATTACCGCCATCCTGACTGGTCGTACCTCCACTATAAGTGAGATACTTCCAATTTACAAAACAGATTGTGATGTTGATTAGTAACCCTTTGAAGTTCGTGGTTTATTGTTATGCCTGACTAAACTATAATGGTATTAATATTGAATTCTGTTAATTGCTGCAGATCATCAACAGGAAAGTATATGTCAGACAATAATCAAGCGCTAAAAGATGCTGGTCTTAAAGTGACCCTCCCAAGGCTCAAAATTTTAGAAGTATTACAACAACCAGACTGCCAACATATTAGTGCTGAAGATTTATATAAAAAGCTGATCGACTTAGGTGAAGAGATCGGGCTTGCGACCGTTTATCGAGTATTAAACCAATTCGATGATGCTGGCATTGTAACTCGCCACCACTTCGAAGGCGGTAAGTCTGTATTTGAACTTTCAACACAGCACCACCACGATCATCTAGTATGTCTAGATTGTGGCGAAGTTATCGAGTTCTCTGATGACATCATCGAAGAGAGACAAAAAGAGATAGCGAAGCGCTATAACGTTCAGCTAACGAACCACAGTTTATACCTTTACGGTAAAAGCATGACGGGTGATTGCAAAGGCAACCCAGACGCGCACAAACCGAAAAATTAAACAAACGCTGACTTCGGTCAGCGTTTTTTATATAGGACTGAAAGTCCGCTAGATTGTTCTTTAGATCCACGCATTATTCAGATACAAAAAAACCGGCACTAAGCCGGTTTTTTATTAGACAACTTGTTAGCGTTAGCAATTATGCTTCAGCTTTACCCCAAGTATCACGTAGGCCAACCGTGCGGTTGAATACTAGCGCATCTGCTTTAGAGTCTTTTGAATCAACACAGAAATAACCTGTACGCTCAAACTGGAAACCTTGCTCTGCAGCGGCTTCCGCTAGGCTAGGCTCAACAAAACCGTTCAACTTAACCAGAGACTCTGGGTTGATCGTTGCAGCGAAATCATCCGCAGCAGCTGGGTTTGCAACAGTGAATAGACGATCGTATAGACGAATCTCAGCTGGCAGGGCTTTATCAGCAGATACCCAGTGGATAACACCCCTCACTTTGCGGCCATCTGCCGGGTTCTTACCTAGCGTTTCGTCATCGTAAGAACAGAAGATAGTTGTAATGTTGCCTTCTGCATCTTTCTCGATACGCTCTGCTTTAATTACGTAAGCACCACGTAGACGAACTTCTTTACCTAGAACCAAACGCTTGTACTTCTTGTTTGCTTCTTCACGGAAGTCATCACGCTCGATCCAAACTTCACGAGTAAACGGTACTTCACGAGTACCCATTTCAGGTTTGTTCGGGTGGTTAGCAACTGTTAGTGTTTCTACCTTGTCTGCATCGTAGTTTTCAATCACGATCTTAACCGGGTCTAGAACAGCCATTGCACGTGGTGCATTTTCGTTCAAGTCATCACGGATACAAGACTCAAGTGAACCGAACTCAATCATGTTCTCTTGTTTAGTCACACCGATACGCTTACAGAACTCACGAATAGACGCAGAAGTGAAACCACGACGACGTAAACCAGAGATAGTCGGCATACGTGGGTCATCCCAACCTTGAACTAGGTTTTCAACCACAAGTTGGTTTAGTTTACGCTTAGACATCACCGTGTATTCAAGATTCAGACGGCTAAACTCGTACTGACGAGGTTGGCAATCGATCGTAATGTTATCTAGAACCCAGTCGTACAAACGACGGTTATCTTGGAACTCAAGAGTACAGATTGAGTGCGTAATACCTTCCAGCGCATCAGAGATACAGTGAGTGAAATCGTACATTGGGTAAATGCACCATTTGTCACCGGTCTGATGGTGGTGAGCAAAACGAACACGATAGATAACAGGATCACGCATTACCATGAATGACGAGCTCATGTCGATCTTGGCACGCAGACACGCTTTACCTTCTTCAAAGCCACCGTCACGCATTTTTTCAAATAACGCTAGGTTCTCTTCAGGGCTGCGGTCGCGGTATGGGCTTGCTTTACCTGGCTCTTTTAGCGTGCCACGGTATTCGCGGATCTGCTCAGGACTTAGCTCGTCAACGTACGCTAAGCCTTTATTAATTAATTCCACAGCATAAGCGTAAAGCGTATCGAAGTAGTTTGATGAGTAACAAATGTCACCAGACCATTCGAAGCCTAACCAGCTTACATCATTCTTAATTGACTCAACGTATTCAACGTCTTCTTTTTCAGGGTTTGTATCATCGAAACGAAGATTACATTGTCCCTGGTAGTCCTGAGCAATACCAAAATTCAAGCAAATAGATTTAGCGTGACCGATGTGCAGGTAACCATTTGGCTCCGGCGGGAAACGAGTATGCACGCTACTGTGTGTACCATCCGCTAAATCTTTATCAATAATTTGGCGAATGAAATTCGATGGACGAGCCTCAGCTTCACTCATCTATAGCACCTCTATGTATTTAGTATTGTCAGAGAAAGTTATCTTTTATCTCCTAGCCAAGCGCCACTTTTAGCGTCAGCTCTAGATAGAAAGATCATTGTTGCTAATCATCCACAATTCTTCGCCTTTGCACAATAAGAACCGTCCGTTAATTACGATTATTTCTGCTATTCGATGAAGAATAGAACGAACCGTATCCCAAAGCCTTAAACTACAGATACAAAAAAGCCTCCCTTATGGGCTGTCTCTTGATCACAAGTCTGGTTAATCAAGAGACTTGGCGAGTTCATACCCTTCAAGGATGGTTTGTAACCTAAGCCATCCTTGCCATAACGTCTTTATAGAAGCGCGACCTGTTCGCTTGGTATTCTTCCAACCACCTAACCGAGCAATACCGTTGTAAGCCCATGATATATTAGGCGCTTCTTTCGGTAGTTTTTTGCTCTCCAACTTGAGCCACATTAACTTCCACGCTTTGCCTTTTAATATCTGCTCACAACTGCTCTTAGATAACTCGTCTGATTCATTCATAAACCTCAACTGGAGTAACCGAGTCGCGATAAAAGCCAAAACGACGCTGAGCCTTTCTAAGTTATCCTTACTTTGCATTCTCAGTTGCTCAACTTCAGTCCCTTCACTTTTCCAGACTTTATGAAAATCTTCTATCAGCCAGCGCCGCTCATAATAACTGACGATTTTGAGTGCCTCTTCCTTGCTCGTTATCGGCTCTGAAGTCAGTAAGTGCCATGCGAGCTTATTACCACTCTCTCCTTGTTCTATACATCCCACGTAGTAAAGCGGAATGTTATCGAACTCTTTCTTGTTAGCAGGAGACTTGAGTGTCACGGGGGCATATTTGATATCTAAATGAGCCTTGCGAGCTTTACGACCGCCTTTTTGCGGTATTTCGAGCACTTTCTCTCCGGCTGATAACAGGGTAGAAGCATAGCTATAAAGACGATTATCGTGCTCTTCAATACAGCGGCTTTGCATTGAGCGAACGAGGAACCTTTGTTGTTGCTCTCGCTTGTAAGTGAGGTATTCAAATAGGTCGGCTTCTCTATCGCACACAGAAATGACATCCGAAATTTTATCGCCAAGTCGCTCAGCGACATGGCGAGAGGCTTGTTCCCACTTATAACTTTCTTTCTCTTTGTATGGTCGAGTCGCATGCTGGTGCCTTTGACCTCGCTTTTCTATATCACGAGTCCAGCGCTGTTGTTCAATTAAACCAATAACAGATTGAGTGTCGGGAGCAAAAAGTAAGGTTGAGTGTACAAACATGGCGCGATGTCGATTGCCTTGATTAGAGTGCCCGAGTTCATCTCGAATGCTGCGATGGGAGTAACTGAGAGAAGTGGTGTCTTCTAAGGCAAGAAGTGTTTGTTGCTCTAATGCTTCTTGTGCGGTGACATAAAAACCCGCTTCTGCGATATCTTCTGCTTTGATTTGCTCATTACGGATGAAGCGATAAGCCCCTTCCATTTCAGCAGGGGATATAATGAGTTTCGAGACGGGTACGCCAGGCTGCTCGGCCAGTGAGGCTGCGAGAGCAACGAGTCTTTGAGTGCGTCTAGGGTCATTAAGGTGGGCTTGACCGAACTGTTTTTGTGCCCAAAGGGTTGGCTCTATATAGGTCATGATAATCATCCTTGTCATTGCTTAGATGATCAGATCATGAAACCTAAAAATAGTTCAAAAAAATCCCCAAGCGTGGCTTAGGGATTTGTGTATAAGAGACAGCCCTTATGGGAGGCTTTCAATTTGACACTTACTTGAGAGTATTTATTGCTGCTCAGTTAAGTACTTCCTTACTATGGAAGTTTTACATCAGATAGGTCTTCACCTGCACCGATAGCTTTCATTTCGCCAGCTACGATTTCAGCAAGAGGGCCTAGGATAACTTGTAGGTTGTTTTCACCTAGCTTAACAACACCTTTAGCACCTAGTTTCTTA
Encoded here:
- a CDS encoding DUF2788 domain-containing protein — translated: MLYDYMNIIESVGLDLLFAAIFFLIGMAIKDVLKQGNVPPFGRRIVWLVLFLGCAGFIAKGIIQLSWEGAGI
- the fldA gene encoding flavodoxin FldA; the protein is MASVGLFFGSDTGNTEAVAKMIQKQLSKQLVHVQDIAKSSKEDIDNFDLLLLGIPTWYYGEAQCDWDDFFPELEAIDFSTKLVAIFGCGDQEDYAEYFCDAMGTIRDIVEAKGGTILGYTSTEGYEFEASKGLVEGDDSQFVGLCIDEDRQPELTDERVSNWVKQIHEEMCLAELED
- a CDS encoding DUF4442 domain-containing protein — protein: MNKQLAKIYKPNIVKFALNIWPPFWGAGIKIAHISSDFRVVKTVLKLRWWNKNANRTQYGGSIFSLTDPVYSLMLMGILGERYYVWDKEASINFIKPGQSDLYADFEISQGQLDEIYRQTQLGEKCFPEFIIYVKDKQGNVVSEIQRTLYVRKKPQFRDDDEALEAEC
- the fcrX gene encoding ferric iron uptake transcriptional regulator FcrX; the protein is MSDNNQALKDAGLKVTLPRLKILEVLQQPDCQHISAEDLYKKLIDLGEEIGLATVYRVLNQFDDAGIVTRHHFEGGKSVFELSTQHHHDHLVCLDCGEVIEFSDDIIEERQKEIAKRYNVQLTNHSLYLYGKSMTGDCKGNPDAHKPKN
- the glnS gene encoding glutamine--tRNA ligase, with amino-acid sequence MSEAEARPSNFIRQIIDKDLADGTHSSVHTRFPPEPNGYLHIGHAKSICLNFGIAQDYQGQCNLRFDDTNPEKEDVEYVESIKNDVSWLGFEWSGDICYSSNYFDTLYAYAVELINKGLAYVDELSPEQIREYRGTLKEPGKASPYRDRSPEENLALFEKMRDGGFEEGKACLRAKIDMSSSFMVMRDPVIYRVRFAHHHQTGDKWCIYPMYDFTHCISDALEGITHSICTLEFQDNRRLYDWVLDNITIDCQPRQYEFSRLNLEYTVMSKRKLNQLVVENLVQGWDDPRMPTISGLRRRGFTSASIREFCKRIGVTKQENMIEFGSLESCIRDDLNENAPRAMAVLDPVKIVIENYDADKVETLTVANHPNKPEMGTREVPFTREVWIERDDFREEANKKYKRLVLGKEVRLRGAYVIKAERIEKDAEGNITTIFCSYDDETLGKNPADGRKVRGVIHWVSADKALPAEIRLYDRLFTVANPAAADDFAATINPESLVKLNGFVEPSLAEAAAEQGFQFERTGYFCVDSKDSKADALVFNRTVGLRDTWGKAEA
- a CDS encoding IS4 family transposase; translation: MTYIEPTLWAQKQFGQAHLNDPRRTQRLVALAASLAEQPGVPVSKLIISPAEMEGAYRFIRNEQIKAEDIAEAGFYVTAQEALEQQTLLALEDTTSLSYSHRSIRDELGHSNQGNRHRAMFVHSTLLFAPDTQSVIGLIEQQRWTRDIEKRGQRHQHATRPYKEKESYKWEQASRHVAERLGDKISDVISVCDREADLFEYLTYKREQQQRFLVRSMQSRCIEEHDNRLYSYASTLLSAGEKVLEIPQKGGRKARKAHLDIKYAPVTLKSPANKKEFDNIPLYYVGCIEQGESGNKLAWHLLTSEPITSKEEALKIVSYYERRWLIEDFHKVWKSEGTEVEQLRMQSKDNLERLSVVLAFIATRLLQLRFMNESDELSKSSCEQILKGKAWKLMWLKLESKKLPKEAPNISWAYNGIARLGGWKNTKRTGRASIKTLWQGWLRLQTILEGYELAKSLD